In Thermorudis peleae, a genomic segment contains:
- a CDS encoding LGFP repeat-containing protein — translation MATNPVDLLNTVTNARVSRRTLFKGAGIAGAGLLMSRLGLFRSVLADSPESVKDIINIAATAESMAVTLLGGAIDSAKKGGYDKPIPDVVVAILDAARAEEEFHLEYLLSAGAQPLTQTFTVPDTSILSSYTKLFSTIVSLETAFIAAYIAAAREFAAMNQPELVKVAFQIAGTEAEHRVLANYALGTRPASDVAFEKALFTTVGQAAQTLQQLGYIGGSGPQVTYPGPGTINKANVTVTAPTGPSVSCSPAATPPAMPGITAPAQPQPGATYFKETGHNVSGAFLSYWQAFGGLAIFGYPLTEVMQENGLTVQYFERARFELHPGAAPQRYDVLLGLVGREVTAGRENEPPFRPLPQGNAPVWNGGMVPDSVEVVYFPQTGHYLGHGFLRYWQKFGGLEIFGFPISEEFREQNPDNGKTYVVQYFERARLEWHPGEWPERWDIMLGRLGAQVLNKRYGVPYP, via the coding sequence ATGGCCACGAATCCAGTCGATCTCTTGAACACGGTAACGAATGCGCGCGTCTCACGGCGCACGCTCTTTAAAGGCGCCGGTATTGCTGGTGCCGGACTGCTCATGTCACGGCTTGGGCTCTTCCGGTCGGTACTCGCCGACTCGCCTGAGTCGGTTAAGGATATCATTAACATTGCAGCGACCGCCGAATCAATGGCAGTAACGTTGCTCGGTGGTGCAATCGACAGCGCCAAGAAGGGCGGCTATGATAAGCCAATTCCTGATGTTGTCGTGGCAATCCTTGACGCAGCACGGGCCGAGGAAGAGTTTCACCTCGAGTACTTGCTCAGCGCAGGGGCACAGCCGTTGACGCAGACGTTTACCGTTCCTGATACAAGTATCCTGTCCTCATACACCAAGCTCTTCAGCACGATCGTCTCACTCGAGACGGCATTTATCGCGGCCTACATCGCGGCGGCACGCGAGTTCGCTGCGATGAACCAGCCAGAACTGGTCAAGGTCGCGTTCCAGATTGCTGGCACTGAGGCCGAACACCGGGTGCTGGCTAACTATGCACTTGGTACCCGGCCGGCAAGCGATGTCGCGTTCGAAAAAGCGCTCTTCACTACCGTTGGACAAGCTGCCCAGACACTCCAGCAACTCGGCTACATTGGTGGTAGTGGCCCGCAGGTGACCTATCCTGGGCCAGGGACGATCAACAAGGCGAACGTGACGGTCACGGCGCCGACTGGCCCATCGGTCTCATGCTCGCCAGCGGCAACGCCCCCGGCGATGCCAGGTATTACGGCGCCGGCACAACCCCAACCAGGCGCGACATACTTCAAGGAAACCGGCCACAATGTCTCGGGCGCGTTCCTGTCCTACTGGCAGGCGTTCGGTGGGCTAGCGATCTTCGGATACCCGCTGACCGAAGTGATGCAAGAGAACGGCCTCACGGTGCAGTACTTCGAGCGGGCTCGCTTCGAACTGCACCCCGGCGCTGCGCCGCAACGCTACGACGTGTTGCTCGGCCTCGTCGGCCGCGAGGTGACGGCCGGGCGCGAGAATGAGCCGCCGTTCCGCCCGCTGCCGCAGGGCAACGCCCCGGTCTGGAACGGTGGCATGGTCCCCGACTCGGTCGAGGTCGTGTACTTCCCGCAAACGGGCCACTATCTCGGACACGGGTTCCTGCGCTACTGGCAGAAGTTCGGCGGACTCGAGATCTTTGGCTTCCCGATCAGCGAGGAGTTCCGCGAGCAAAACCCGGACAACGGCAAGACCTACGTTGTCCAGTACTTCGAGCGCGCTCGGCTCGAGTGGCACCCTGGCGAGTGGCCGGAGCGCTGGGACATCATGCTCGGTCGTCTCGGCGCCCAGGTGCTCAACAAGCGCTACGGCGTGCCCTATCCATAA
- a CDS encoding NAD(P)/FAD-dependent oxidoreductase, translating into MLQRDTEHYDAILVGGRLAGATTAVLLAQRGARVLVLERDRVNRPTLSTHLFFPDTLAVLRDIGALDAVLAVPAPRLQWIRFPYVAAPIPEQAGHAFALCIRREVLDPLVLARAAEHPLITVREEAQVTGLLWDDGRVCGVRYRLRRSRAEHEARGRIVIGADGRASFVAKAVKAATYDAVPPLYAWYYTYCADVPIDSPPSAFAVSGEFPALAARYAAAFLFPADHGLTLVGFGVDHTAFPRMRRNARRWFWEGLRCWPEIWDRVGLARQETPIYGTGELPNFFRTAAGPGWALVGDAGCHKDPHSVQGIGDAMRSARLLAHALDRWWSGEWSEAEALAWYQQARDADLRPMYDFTTFRLQQAVGEDVWEAYSQLTWQDAVLAQQRVAAMTHAVDPATVYSPAAVRAAVEAAGILQSHASSFS; encoded by the coding sequence ATGCTGCAAAGGGACACCGAGCACTACGACGCTATTCTTGTTGGAGGGCGGCTTGCCGGGGCGACGACTGCAGTGCTCCTGGCGCAGCGTGGCGCGCGAGTGCTCGTCCTCGAGCGCGACCGTGTCAACCGGCCGACGCTGTCAACCCACCTCTTCTTCCCAGATACCCTGGCTGTCCTGCGCGATATCGGCGCGCTCGATGCCGTGCTCGCTGTGCCGGCGCCCCGGCTGCAGTGGATCCGCTTCCCCTACGTCGCTGCGCCGATTCCCGAGCAGGCTGGCCACGCATTTGCACTCTGCATCCGGCGCGAGGTGCTCGATCCGCTTGTGCTCGCTCGCGCGGCCGAGCATCCGCTGATCACCGTGCGCGAAGAGGCCCAGGTGACCGGCCTCCTGTGGGACGATGGCCGTGTCTGTGGCGTGCGCTATCGGCTGCGCCGCTCACGGGCTGAGCACGAAGCCCGCGGTCGCATCGTGATCGGGGCCGATGGTCGAGCGTCGTTCGTCGCCAAGGCGGTCAAGGCCGCAACGTACGACGCTGTTCCGCCCCTCTACGCCTGGTATTACACCTATTGCGCTGACGTGCCGATCGATAGCCCACCGAGTGCGTTTGCCGTGAGTGGCGAGTTCCCCGCACTTGCTGCACGCTATGCGGCGGCGTTCCTCTTCCCCGCTGACCATGGCCTGACGCTCGTTGGCTTTGGTGTTGACCACACGGCGTTCCCGCGGATGCGGCGCAACGCGCGGCGCTGGTTCTGGGAAGGGTTGCGCTGCTGGCCTGAAATCTGGGACCGTGTCGGATTGGCGCGCCAGGAGACACCGATCTACGGCACCGGCGAATTGCCGAATTTCTTCCGCACTGCCGCAGGCCCAGGGTGGGCGCTCGTCGGTGATGCCGGGTGCCATAAAGATCCGCATTCCGTCCAGGGCATCGGCGACGCCATGCGGAGCGCTCGCCTGCTCGCGCACGCGCTCGATCGCTGGTGGAGTGGCGAATGGTCAGAAGCCGAGGCGCTTGCCTGGTACCAGCAGGCGCGCGATGCCGACCTGCGGCCAATGTACGACTTTACTACCTTCCGCCTCCAGCAAGCAGTCGGCGAGGACGTCTGGGAGGCCTACAGCCAGCTCACCTGGCAGGATGCGGTACTGGCCCAGCAGCGTGTGGCAGCAATGACGCACGCCGTTGACCCAGCGACAGTCTACTCGCCAGCGGCCGTGCGAGCGGCGGTTGAGGCGGCCGGCATACTGCAGTCGCATGCGTCAAGCTTTTCCTGA
- the folK gene encoding 2-amino-4-hydroxy-6-hydroxymethyldihydropteridine diphosphokinase, giving the protein MARVFISLGSNLGDRAAFLRLAVSGMRGIGNVVAVSSLYETTPVGYLDQPDFLNAVVALETTLPPQAVLAALRVLEDAAGRQRPFPNAPRTLDLDLVLYDEVVMQTPELTLPHPRFHERAFVLVPLAELAPAARHPVLGKTVAELLDALGDVSAVVRKIADPAWADLN; this is encoded by the coding sequence ATGGCGCGGGTTTTCATCAGCCTAGGCAGCAATCTCGGCGATCGAGCAGCGTTTCTGCGGCTGGCCGTAAGCGGGATGCGCGGGATCGGCAACGTTGTGGCCGTCTCGTCGCTCTACGAGACCACGCCAGTTGGCTATCTTGACCAGCCAGACTTTTTGAATGCCGTCGTTGCCCTGGAAACGACGCTACCGCCGCAGGCGGTGCTCGCCGCGCTCCGTGTGCTGGAAGATGCGGCGGGACGCCAGCGCCCGTTTCCGAATGCCCCGCGCACGCTCGACCTCGACCTCGTGCTCTACGATGAGGTCGTTATGCAGACGCCGGAACTAACCCTGCCGCACCCACGTTTCCACGAGCGGGCGTTCGTGCTCGTGCCGCTGGCGGAGCTGGCACCAGCGGCTCGGCATCCCGTCCTCGGCAAAACGGTCGCCGAGTTGCTCGACGCGCTCGGCGACGTCAGCGCGGTCGTCCGGAAGATAGCAGACCCGGCATGGGCTGATCTCAACTGA
- a CDS encoding MBL fold metallo-hydrolase, with translation MEPIVQELEPGVFSIDLVFRDAPQAILVYLIASREGLTLIETGPASTIDALRAGIAAAGFAFEQVTQLVVTHIHLDHAGAAGALLAALPNARLFVHRLGAPHMIDPTRLLASAGRIYGDQLIPLWGETLPCPAERVIPLDDGDLIDAGSRTLRAVATPGHASHHHAFHDVTSGAVYTGDVAGIRINSRPFVFPPTPPPDIDLGHWRQSITRLRALRPSRLYLTHGGPVYDPDWHFDDLLARLFLWSGLVGARLQAGDTPEAITEMLMQLGEAEFFTTCGDASTQPAYRWASGGYRMSVDGLVRYFRRHAPSASGLLRADDVPGAANQAASSS, from the coding sequence GTGGAGCCGATCGTCCAAGAGCTTGAGCCAGGAGTGTTTTCCATTGACCTCGTCTTCCGTGATGCACCGCAGGCGATTTTGGTCTACCTCATCGCGAGTCGGGAGGGCCTTACGCTCATTGAGACCGGCCCGGCTTCAACGATTGACGCGCTGCGAGCCGGGATCGCCGCAGCCGGTTTTGCGTTTGAGCAGGTCACGCAACTCGTCGTGACCCACATCCACCTGGACCATGCGGGAGCAGCTGGTGCACTGCTTGCTGCGCTCCCGAACGCCCGGCTCTTCGTCCATCGTCTGGGCGCGCCACATATGATCGACCCAACGCGGCTGTTGGCCAGCGCGGGGCGCATCTACGGCGACCAGCTGATTCCGCTCTGGGGCGAGACACTGCCTTGCCCAGCTGAACGCGTTATCCCGCTCGACGACGGCGATCTGATCGATGCCGGGAGCCGGACGCTCCGCGCCGTCGCAACACCCGGACATGCAAGCCACCACCACGCGTTCCACGATGTTACGAGCGGCGCGGTCTACACCGGCGACGTTGCTGGCATCCGTATCAACAGCCGGCCGTTCGTCTTCCCGCCAACGCCGCCGCCGGACATCGACCTTGGTCACTGGCGGCAGAGCATCACGCGGCTGCGTGCGCTGCGTCCGTCTCGTCTCTACCTCACCCACGGCGGGCCAGTTTATGATCCCGACTGGCACTTTGACGACCTGCTTGCCCGCCTCTTCCTCTGGAGCGGGTTGGTTGGCGCGCGGCTGCAGGCCGGCGACACCCCAGAAGCCATCACCGAGATGTTAATGCAACTCGGCGAGGCCGAATTCTTCACCACGTGCGGCGACGCAAGCACGCAGCCGGCCTACCGCTGGGCATCTGGCGGCTACCGCATGTCGGTCGACGGGCTGGTGCGCTACTTCCGCCGCCATGCTCCGAGCGCATCGGGGCTGTTGCGTGCGGACGATGTGCCCGGGGCAGCCAACCAGGCGGCAAGCTCGAGCTGA
- the folB gene encoding dihydroneopterin aldolase has protein sequence MTHDAIILEGLTFYGYHGVHPEEQRLGQRFQVDLVAQCDLRPAGRSDRLADTVSYRALFDAVREVLEGPPHQLLESVAEAVAEQVLARFPLIVRVTVTVWKMSSPMPGHATGRVGVRVVRGRAKEEGHDADTATASSS, from the coding sequence ATGACACACGATGCGATCATCCTCGAAGGGTTGACGTTCTACGGCTACCATGGCGTGCATCCAGAAGAACAACGACTTGGCCAGCGCTTCCAGGTCGATCTCGTCGCACAGTGCGACTTGCGTCCGGCCGGGCGAAGTGATCGGCTTGCCGACACGGTGAGCTATCGTGCGCTCTTCGACGCCGTGCGCGAGGTGCTGGAAGGGCCGCCGCATCAGTTGCTTGAGTCAGTGGCTGAAGCGGTAGCGGAGCAGGTACTTGCGCGGTTCCCCTTGATCGTGCGAGTCACGGTGACGGTCTGGAAGATGAGTTCCCCGATGCCCGGGCATGCAACGGGACGGGTCGGGGTGCGCGTCGTCCGCGGACGGGCAAAGGAGGAAGGGCATGACGCAGACACAGCGACTGCCAGCAGCTCTTGA
- a CDS encoding AAA family ATPase, with amino-acid sequence MVVDIEERNREHLARILADLSRPDAYPYPVDHVDIEETHISLVFLAGDYVFKIKKPVDLGFLNFTTLERRRLFCEEEVRLNRRLTHGVYLGVVPITDTGLQLRVDGKGPVVEYAVKMRRLHQEQTFLRLLERNALPVDALESLTLRLTQFYRQDAARGPDVDRWGTRDAIWTNIAENVAQTRPYVGSIIAPVQLEWIERVSRDVLDREAAAFDQRVANGWIREGHGDLHLAHIFFERPGPDGVQIVDCVEFNPRLRCGDVAADIAFLAMDLDHHQQPYLAAQVVALLTEQLADPDLPWLIHFYSIYRAHVRAKVACFRSDDIAPELPEALAVRTEAERYIDLATSYVIEPARPMLLLVGGLSGTGKSALARRLARSLGTTLASSDLVRKQLAGRSPTSYAPVPYGAGIYTEQLTTQTYETLLNQAAQALLSGHSVVLDATFLDATWRERARDLAQNAGADVLLIECQCPEPVVQQRLQARPQEPGQVSEATWAIYQEQRRRYGPVMKQTAGLPHLVVTTDRPTAQVLDDVLRALPLRRRL; translated from the coding sequence ATGGTCGTTGACATTGAAGAACGCAACCGCGAGCACCTTGCCCGCATCCTCGCTGACCTCAGTCGTCCTGATGCTTACCCGTACCCCGTCGACCACGTTGATATCGAAGAAACGCACATCTCCCTCGTATTCCTGGCCGGCGACTACGTCTTTAAGATCAAAAAGCCCGTTGACCTTGGCTTCCTCAACTTCACCACACTCGAACGCCGCCGCCTGTTCTGTGAGGAGGAAGTGCGCCTGAACCGCCGGCTCACGCATGGGGTCTACCTCGGCGTCGTTCCAATCACGGATACGGGGCTGCAATTGCGCGTCGATGGCAAGGGGCCGGTGGTTGAATACGCGGTGAAGATGCGTCGGCTGCACCAGGAGCAGACATTCCTGCGTCTGCTCGAGCGGAACGCCCTCCCGGTAGATGCTCTTGAGTCATTGACGCTTCGGCTCACACAGTTCTACCGACAGGACGCCGCCCGTGGGCCAGATGTCGATCGCTGGGGAACGCGCGATGCGATCTGGACGAATATCGCCGAGAACGTTGCGCAGACGCGTCCCTATGTCGGCAGTATCATTGCGCCAGTGCAACTGGAGTGGATTGAGCGTGTCTCACGCGATGTCCTTGACCGTGAAGCGGCCGCCTTTGACCAGCGGGTAGCCAATGGCTGGATCCGCGAGGGGCATGGAGACCTGCATCTCGCCCATATCTTCTTCGAGCGACCTGGCCCTGATGGGGTGCAGATCGTCGACTGCGTCGAGTTCAACCCACGGTTGCGCTGCGGCGACGTTGCCGCCGACATCGCGTTCCTTGCAATGGACCTTGACCATCACCAGCAGCCATACCTTGCAGCGCAGGTCGTTGCGCTGCTCACCGAGCAGTTGGCTGACCCAGACTTGCCCTGGCTTATCCATTTCTATTCGATCTACCGCGCCCACGTGCGGGCCAAAGTTGCCTGCTTCCGCTCCGACGACATCGCGCCGGAACTGCCCGAGGCACTCGCTGTCCGCACCGAGGCAGAGCGCTACATCGACCTGGCGACCTCGTACGTGATTGAGCCAGCACGCCCCATGCTGCTGCTTGTTGGCGGTCTTTCGGGCACGGGCAAAAGCGCACTCGCTCGGCGCCTTGCCCGTTCGCTGGGCACGACACTTGCCTCGTCCGATCTTGTGCGCAAGCAGCTCGCTGGCCGCTCGCCGACATCGTACGCACCGGTTCCGTATGGTGCGGGAATCTACACCGAGCAACTGACGACCCAGACCTACGAAACGTTGCTAAACCAGGCCGCGCAGGCGCTCCTCAGCGGCCACTCCGTTGTGCTGGACGCAACTTTCCTCGATGCCACCTGGCGCGAACGAGCGCGCGATCTTGCGCAGAACGCCGGGGCCGATGTACTGCTTATTGAGTGCCAGTGTCCGGAACCGGTTGTGCAGCAGCGGCTCCAAGCCCGTCCCCAGGAGCCAGGGCAGGTCAGCGAGGCGACGTGGGCAATCTATCAGGAGCAGCGTCGGCGCTACGGCCCGGTGATGAAACAAACCGCCGGTCTTCCCCATCTGGTTGTCACGACCGATCGCCCGACCGCCCAAGTGCTCGACGACGTGTTGCGCGCGCTCCCGCTGCGCCGCCGACTTTAG
- a CDS encoding sigma-70 family RNA polymerase sigma factor, translated as MVRNNAPNERAAAQHDPRTDAELLAAIAASDPDALVALYDRYGRLAFGLAYRILGDAFLAEEVVQDAFMNVWRNAAKFDANRGAVRSWLLAIVHHRAVDRLREWRGKAPEVDLDDAALTLAAPDVWGALLDQLELESVQQALAALPEEQRLALELAYFQGLTHQEIAERTGWPLGTVKSRLRLGLAKLADLLAPLRTPGDQNARG; from the coding sequence ATGGTACGGAACAATGCGCCAAACGAGCGGGCTGCTGCCCAGCACGATCCCCGTACTGACGCGGAACTCTTGGCGGCGATCGCCGCTAGTGATCCTGACGCCCTCGTGGCACTGTATGACCGGTATGGTCGGCTTGCGTTCGGCCTCGCGTATCGCATCCTGGGCGACGCGTTTTTGGCGGAGGAAGTAGTGCAGGATGCCTTCATGAATGTCTGGCGCAACGCAGCCAAGTTCGATGCGAACCGTGGGGCCGTGCGCTCGTGGCTGCTGGCGATTGTCCACCACCGCGCTGTTGACCGACTCCGCGAATGGCGCGGGAAGGCACCGGAAGTCGACCTCGATGATGCTGCGCTGACCCTGGCTGCTCCTGACGTCTGGGGAGCGTTGCTTGACCAGCTCGAGCTGGAAAGCGTGCAACAAGCGCTTGCAGCGCTGCCGGAGGAACAGCGTCTTGCTCTCGAGCTCGCCTACTTCCAGGGTCTCACCCACCAGGAGATCGCTGAGCGAACCGGGTGGCCACTCGGTACGGTCAAGAGCCGGCTGAGGCTTGGCCTGGCCAAACTTGCCGACCTGCTGGCACCGTTACGAACACCAGGAGACCAGAATGCTCGGGGTTAA
- the folP gene encoding dihydropteroate synthase: protein MTQTQRLPAALEQWPWGERTFVMGIINVTPDSFSGDGLVDQLDAIVARAQAMVEAGADIIDVGGESTRPGHQPVPAEEELRRVIPAIRALAAAVPVPISVDTSKAVVAEAALQAGASIINDVRGLQADPAMATLAAEAGVPVIIMHDQKIPSADRLIPDVVRELARRIDQALAAGVRWERIIVDPGFGFGKTPDLNLLLLRRLGELRALGRPILVGTSRKSMIGHVLGTPPDDRVEGTAATVALAIANGADIVRVHDVPQMVRVVRMTDAVVRGWRGFSSA, encoded by the coding sequence ATGACGCAGACACAGCGACTGCCAGCAGCTCTTGAGCAGTGGCCGTGGGGCGAGCGGACGTTTGTGATGGGGATCATCAACGTGACGCCGGACTCGTTCAGCGGCGATGGGCTGGTCGATCAACTCGATGCGATTGTAGCCCGGGCCCAGGCAATGGTCGAAGCGGGCGCAGACATCATCGACGTTGGCGGGGAGTCGACCCGGCCAGGGCATCAGCCGGTGCCAGCGGAGGAAGAACTGCGCCGCGTCATTCCGGCAATTCGTGCGCTCGCTGCGGCAGTGCCGGTGCCGATTTCGGTCGATACGTCCAAAGCGGTTGTTGCGGAAGCGGCGCTCCAGGCTGGTGCATCGATCATCAATGACGTGCGTGGCTTGCAGGCCGATCCAGCCATGGCGACACTTGCAGCCGAGGCTGGCGTGCCGGTCATCATCATGCATGATCAGAAGATTCCATCGGCAGATCGTCTCATTCCTGATGTCGTCCGGGAGTTGGCGCGCCGGATCGACCAGGCGCTGGCGGCGGGAGTGCGGTGGGAGCGGATCATCGTCGACCCGGGCTTTGGGTTTGGCAAGACGCCAGATCTCAATCTGCTGTTGCTCCGTCGCCTTGGCGAGTTGCGCGCGCTGGGCCGGCCGATCCTCGTCGGCACCTCGCGCAAGAGCATGATCGGCCACGTGCTTGGCACGCCGCCAGACGATCGCGTCGAGGGGACAGCAGCGACCGTGGCCCTGGCCATTGCCAATGGCGCGGATATTGTGCGCGTGCATGATGTGCCGCAGATGGTGCGAGTCGTGCGGATGACCGATGCGGTGGTGCGTGGATGGCGCGGGTTTTCATCAGCCTAG
- a CDS encoding anti-sigma factor, producing the protein MWEQEHSNHEQIRDLLGAYALDALSAEEQQRVRAHLAQCAECRAELARLQLAVHALPLSVAPRTPSPELRERIRAAVTAQPAASEQPAATRHRLPHPALERAERPAEPSNVRVFPRWRAFAPWAAVAALFIVCLGLLGWNLQLRQRVSPAPQVIALQPSNGAPVQGQVIYLPDQRVAVLRVEQLPPLAANQVYEIWLIKDNTPAPAGVFTQSQTAYAIPADIQNYQLLALTVEPGPSGSPQPTSKPFAVASLQRT; encoded by the coding sequence GTGTGGGAACAGGAACACTCTAACCACGAGCAGATTCGCGACCTCCTCGGCGCGTATGCCCTTGATGCGCTGAGCGCTGAGGAGCAACAGCGTGTCCGTGCTCACCTTGCCCAGTGTGCTGAATGCCGAGCTGAACTTGCTCGCCTTCAGCTTGCTGTCCACGCCTTACCGCTCAGCGTCGCGCCGCGCACGCCCTCGCCCGAACTGCGCGAGCGCATCCGCGCGGCCGTCACTGCGCAGCCGGCTGCGAGCGAGCAGCCAGCGGCAACGCGCCACCGCTTGCCGCACCCGGCGCTAGAGCGTGCAGAACGTCCAGCAGAGCCGAGCAATGTTCGGGTCTTCCCGCGCTGGCGTGCGTTCGCTCCGTGGGCGGCCGTGGCCGCGCTCTTCATCGTGTGTCTCGGCTTGCTCGGCTGGAACCTGCAGCTGCGCCAGCGCGTCTCGCCCGCGCCGCAGGTCATCGCGCTGCAGCCGAGCAACGGCGCCCCAGTGCAAGGCCAGGTGATCTATCTGCCGGATCAACGGGTGGCAGTGCTGCGTGTCGAGCAACTCCCGCCGCTGGCTGCCAACCAGGTCTATGAGATCTGGTTGATCAAAGATAATACGCCGGCACCGGCTGGTGTCTTCACCCAAAGCCAAACGGCCTACGCGATACCGGCGGATATTCAGAACTATCAACTCCTGGCACTGACTGTTGAGCCGGGGCCATCGGGCAGCCCGCAGCCGACCTCGAAACCGTTCGCCGTGGCCTCGCTGCAGCGCACCTAG
- a CDS encoding ferritin-like domain-containing protein: MSLTVSTNQLARLAAAAQQCESVQDIINIAATAEALAVTALGGAIDAAKNGQLNVNAEVVQFLTAARAEEQAHYEVLTGAGAKPLTLTFTIPDPKIVTDPATLLKTGIMLEEAFIAAYMAAAQEFAILGQPDLVKLALQIGAVEAEHRAHLRFFAIASGILQGVPNDLAFEKAMFTSVGAAAQALQQLGFIGGSGPQVTYPGPGSIDNTGVTQLRP; this comes from the coding sequence ATGTCATTGACCGTAAGCACGAATCAGCTCGCACGGCTTGCTGCAGCGGCGCAGCAGTGCGAGTCAGTGCAGGACATCATCAACATCGCGGCGACAGCGGAGGCACTGGCAGTCACGGCGCTGGGTGGCGCGATCGATGCCGCGAAAAATGGCCAGCTGAATGTCAACGCCGAAGTCGTGCAATTTCTCACGGCAGCCCGCGCTGAAGAGCAAGCCCACTATGAGGTCCTGACCGGGGCGGGGGCCAAGCCACTGACCCTGACCTTTACGATTCCCGATCCGAAGATCGTGACCGATCCGGCGACGTTGCTCAAGACCGGTATCATGCTCGAAGAGGCGTTTATCGCGGCCTACATGGCAGCTGCCCAGGAGTTCGCGATTCTCGGCCAGCCTGATCTGGTCAAGCTGGCACTCCAGATCGGGGCAGTCGAGGCCGAGCATCGAGCGCACCTGCGCTTCTTCGCCATTGCCTCAGGCATTCTCCAGGGTGTGCCGAACGACCTCGCCTTTGAGAAGGCCATGTTCACCAGCGTTGGCGCGGCTGCGCAAGCCTTGCAGCAACTCGGCTTCATCGGCGGCAGCGGCCCACAGGTGACCTACCCCGGCCCCGGCTCGATCGACAACACCGGGGTAACCCAGCTGCGACCGTAG
- the mgtE gene encoding magnesium transporter, whose product MATEMGHATLLITAITQHDREALEHTLWQLAEQGELAAALEQLSPDQLRQLADLLGDETLSDILSELEPDEAASVLERLGSAEAADVLEAMAPDDAADVLAQLAPENASQILVAMEPLEAEELKSLLAYPPDSAGGRMTPAFVALSPDIRVDQAIAALRTLAQAAETIYYVYVTDEHGHLLGVVSMRDLVLSPPDRTVGEIMETDIVKVQATADQEEAARLLTSEGLIALPVVDDQNRLLGIITADDVADILEQEVTEDIERLGGSQPLDIPYMKASPILLWRKRVGWLLLLFIAEMYTGTVLRHFQREIEQVVALSFFVPLLIGTGGNAGSQVVTTLVRAMALEKIGLRDIPRIIPKEFATAMLLGAVMALAAFARAEILQVGTVVALTVAIAIWGIVLWAVTVASVLPLVLRRLGIDPAVVSSPFIATLVDGTGLVIYFTVARVMLGLQ is encoded by the coding sequence ATGGCGACGGAAATGGGACATGCCACGCTGCTCATCACCGCTATCACGCAGCATGACCGTGAAGCGCTTGAGCACACCCTGTGGCAGCTCGCCGAGCAGGGGGAGCTGGCTGCGGCACTTGAGCAACTCAGCCCTGACCAACTCCGGCAACTGGCTGACCTGCTGGGCGATGAGACCTTGAGTGACATTCTCTCGGAACTCGAGCCGGATGAAGCAGCGAGCGTGCTGGAACGGCTCGGCTCAGCTGAGGCCGCCGACGTCCTCGAAGCCATGGCCCCCGACGATGCGGCCGATGTCCTCGCCCAGCTGGCGCCGGAGAATGCCAGCCAAATCCTTGTCGCCATGGAACCGCTCGAGGCCGAAGAACTGAAGTCGTTGCTCGCCTACCCACCCGACTCCGCTGGCGGCCGGATGACGCCCGCGTTCGTCGCCCTCTCGCCTGATATCCGGGTTGACCAGGCGATCGCCGCACTGCGCACGCTGGCCCAAGCCGCCGAGACGATCTACTACGTCTACGTGACCGACGAGCACGGTCACCTGCTCGGCGTCGTGTCGATGCGCGACCTCGTCCTCAGTCCGCCAGACCGCACCGTCGGCGAGATTATGGAAACTGACATTGTGAAAGTGCAGGCGACCGCTGACCAAGAAGAAGCGGCGCGCCTGCTGACCAGTGAGGGGCTGATCGCCCTCCCGGTGGTCGACGACCAGAACCGCTTGCTCGGCATCATTACGGCGGACGACGTTGCCGACATCCTTGAACAGGAAGTGACCGAGGACATCGAGCGACTCGGCGGTTCCCAGCCGCTCGATATCCCTTACATGAAGGCCAGTCCGATCCTGCTCTGGCGCAAGCGAGTTGGTTGGCTGCTGCTCCTCTTTATCGCCGAGATGTACACCGGCACGGTGCTCCGCCACTTCCAGCGGGAAATTGAACAAGTCGTGGCACTGTCCTTCTTTGTCCCGTTGCTCATCGGCACCGGCGGGAATGCCGGTTCGCAGGTCGTGACGACGCTCGTGCGCGCGATGGCGCTGGAGAAGATTGGCCTCCGCGACATTCCGCGCATTATTCCCAAGGAATTTGCCACAGCGATGTTGCTCGGCGCCGTCATGGCACTAGCAGCCTTCGCCCGGGCAGAAATCTTACAAGTCGGCACGGTCGTCGCCCTGACGGTGGCCATCGCGATCTGGGGGATTGTTCTCTGGGCGGTGACCGTGGCATCCGTCTTGCCGTTGGTCTTGCGTCGTCTTGGTATTGATCCAGCGGTCGTTTCCTCGCCCTTCATCGCAACGCTCGTTGATGGGACGGGACTTGTCATCTACTTCACCGTTGCACGCGTGATGCTTGGTTTGCAGTGA